The DNA region CATGATTTCAGTATGATTGAGATGCGAGCCGTTGATAGTCATGGAATGTTGAACCCCTCGAAGTCTTCTGACGTGAAGCCCAGCTTGCGCATGCGGCCTGGAGAAATCAGCCGGCGCAGACTCTCGGGCTCGGCCAGCCCAAGCTCCAGGCAGGCCTGTTCGATGGTCAGATCCTTGGTCCGCGCGTGCTCTACGATGCGCTCCACCACGGCGTAACCGAGCAGGGGAGTGAGCGCCGTGGCCAGGGCTCTGGATGCGCCCAGGTTCGTGCGGCAGCGCTCGTTGTTTGCGGTGAGACCGCGGATACACTTGTCGTTCAGCAGCGGAATAACGTTGGTGAGCAGGGTCAGGGACTCCAGGATCTCGGAGGCGATGAGCGGCATGAACTGGTTGAGACCCAGCGTGCCGGAACCGACGGCCATGGCCAGGCACTGGTGGGCGGCCATGACCCGGAGCGCGGCCTGTGACGCGGCCTCGGGCATAACCGGGTTGATCTTGCCCGGCATATGGCTCGATCCGGCCTGCAACGGCGGCAGGCGCAGCTCGCCCAGCCCGCCGTCCGGTCCGCTGGATAGAAGCCGCAGGTCGGTGCACATCTTGAGCAGATTGGCGGCGCAGGCCGAGAGGATGCCCGAAACCTCCACGAAACGGTCCATGTTCTGGGTCGCGTCCACCAGGTTCTCGGCGCGGGATACAGGCAGGCCCGTGACCTGCTTGAGCTCCTCCACCACACGGAAGATGTAGTCGCGCGGTGCGGCCAGACCTGTGCCCATGGCCGTGCCGCCGAGATTGACCTGCTTGAGTCGCTCGCGACACTTGAAGATTCGCCAGCGGTCGCGCGCCGCGGCTTCGGCAAATGCGCCGATGGTCATGCCCATGGTCATGGGCAGGGCGTCCTGGAGCTGAGTGCGGCCCAGGCAGAGCACGTCGGACAGCTCCTGCTCCTTGTACTGCAGGCTCT from Oceanidesulfovibrio marinus includes:
- a CDS encoding aspartate ammonia-lyase — protein: MHERTERDALGERTLPRGAYHGIHTLRALENFPISGRRWPDAFITALAQVKLACARANLALGYLDQDVGRAICQACEEMAEGELHEHILVDPFQGGAGTSTNMNVNEVLANRAAELRGGAPGDSSLIHPLEHVNRHQSTNDVFPTALAVACLSLLKKLEEAVADLQQSLQYKEQELSDVLCLGRTQLQDALPMTMGMTIGAFAEAAARDRWRIFKCRERLKQVNLGGTAMGTGLAAPRDYIFRVVEELKQVTGLPVSRAENLVDATQNMDRFVEVSGILSACAANLLKMCTDLRLLSSGPDGGLGELRLPPLQAGSSHMPGKINPVMPEAASQAALRVMAAHQCLAMAVGSGTLGLNQFMPLIASEILESLTLLTNVIPLLNDKCIRGLTANNERCRTNLGASRALATALTPLLGYAVVERIVEHARTKDLTIEQACLELGLAEPESLRRLISPGRMRKLGFTSEDFEGFNIP